The sequence TGAAGTTGCGATAACTGATCTTATATTAACCATGCCTGGCGGCCTGGCCGTAAAATGCTAGTTATGTTATATAATTTACATTATGTTAAATAAAGAAAAGACCCTTCCACATATCGGTCATTTGATCCTGCTGAAACCCTCACCTCTGTCGGGAGCTTTTGGTGCATTTAAACTTCCATAAAATTCATTAGAGCTTTACCCTTTTGTAAAAACTAGGCTTACCATACGGGATCCTTTGGGCAGCTACATCATTCGATGGTTTACAATTTTATCCAATAACCCTAAAAGCTCCAGAAGATTTCTTATTATTGAATAATAGTATCTTTAGCCAATCCGCTGCCCGACATGTGCATTGGCCAACATCATCACTGCTTACTTTATGAACAATTTGCTGTGGAAACGTTCCGGATTAGTGCTGGGTCCGGTAGCTTTTTTATTGATAGTCCTTTTTTTTAACCCTGATGGGTTGACGTATGAGGCACAAGCGGTACTGGCCTTGGCCGTCTGGATGGCCATTTGGTGGATATTGGAGGCCATTCCAATTGCTGCGACTGCCTTATTGCCTTTGGTGATCCTGCCCCTTACAGGTGCCTTGTCCATGGATGAAAGTGCAGCACCGTATGCTGACCCTAAAGTGCTGCTGTATATGGGAGGTTTTATGATCGCAGTGACGATCGAAAAATGGAACCTGCACAAACGCATTGCGTTGTCTATCATCAGCCTGATAGGTACCGATATGCGGTTTATTGTGCTGGGATTTATGCTCGCTACCGCGCTCCTATCCATGTGGATATCCAATACCGCTACCAGTTTGATGATGCTGCCCATTGCCGTTGCGGTGATTCACCAGCTTGCAGACGGATCTGATGAAATCTCCGCTACCAGGATTGGTCAAGCGTTGATGCTTGGAATCGCCTATAGTGCCTCCATCGGTGGATTGGCCACGATCATTGGCACTCCTACCAATATCGTTTTGGTGGGAATCGTTAAAGAACTCTATGGCATTGAAATTGGATTTGCCGAATGGATGTTAGTGGGCCTGCCCATATCCTTGGGACTTTTGGGCATTTGTTGGTGGTACCTGGTAAGTGTGGCCTATCCCTTTCCAAAGAACATGTCGCTGGCAGGTGGCAAAGTGGAAATTCAGCGGCAGCTGGCAGCTATTGGCCCGATTTCGAAACCTGAAATTCGCGTATTGTTGGTATTTCTATTGGTAAGTTTTTCTTGGATCACCCGGGTATTTTTGCAGGACCTCCTCCCCTTTTTAAATGACACCATTATTGCTTTGGTAGGTGTTTTACTATTGTTTATGTTGCCTTCTTCCCGTGGTAAAAAACGTTTACTGGACTGGAAGACTGCTGAGGACATCCCTTGGGGAATCCTTTTGTTATTTGGAGGTGGACTGGCATTAGCTGCAGGTTTTAAGGAAACAGGTCTAGCCGCTTGGTTGGGCAGCCATTTTGAGGCTTTACAAGGTGTTCACTTTCTGTTGTTTATTCTGATTATTGTCGCCTCGGTAAACTTTCTTACAGAAATCACCTCCAATGTAGCCACAGCCTCCATGTTACTTCCCATTTTAGGAGCCGTGGCGTTGGCCCTAGGCGTTCATCCTTACGGGCTGATGGTCGCAGCCACCATGGCCGCGAGCTGTGCCTTCATGCTCCCTGTGGCGACCCCTCCAAATGCTGTGGTCTTTGGATCTGGGTACTTGACCATTCCTGCCATGGCCAAAGCGGGACTATGGATGAATATTCTTTCTATCTTTTTCATTACTTTATTTGTTTACTACATCATGCCGTTTCTGTGGGGAATTGACCTGAAGGTGTATCCTTTCTAGGGTTAAGTTTTACTATAAGGTAAGATTTTTAAAGTACTGTATTTCAATTGTTTAAATTTATTGTATTGTAATTGTATCAGAGGCTCAATTTTAGTTGTACCGGGGCACAGCCCTCGGTACCACCATTCTCGTTAATATCTTGCGACTGGCTTTCTCAAGACTCCTTTCTCTCCACTTGCTCCTAGCTCCAATCTTTATTTTATTTACCCCTTTTCTAAAACTTCACTTGGGCCTGAATCCTTATCAAGTTACCTGTCTGGTGGTTATGTGATAGTTCATGGTCTTCATACTGTCGATCCGCCATCGTGTACACCGTTACCAATTCAAAATGCTCAAAAGGGTGGTATTCGATGCCCATTTCTGTCTCATTAACGACATAACTTCTGGCATCCAATTCGTGTTTTTTGCCCCCATCATAATGCTGAAAACGTACAAATGGGATCAATTGCTGTCTTCCAACTGCCATAAAATAAGACGCTGTGATGTAGCCGCCATGGAGTTTTTTTACTTTTATGGTTTGGGAGGAACGGTCATATTCGGGGCCTCTTCCCAGGTTGTACTCTGCTTGGATACCAAATGGCCTTGGATAAAGTACAAAAGAAGCTCCTATTCGCTGATCGATGTATTCATGATTGGTTTTGGTAATTACGCCATCACTTACCTCAGGAATGACATACTTGCCCGAATACGCTTGGATGCCTGGTTCTATGATTTGCCCTGAGCCCAGTTGGATAGGATAAGAAAACCGAGATACCACATGGAAAGAATTGTTCTCATCCGGATAGTTGGCCGTTTGCCCATTATAGATGCCAAAAGCCAAAACGCCAAAATCACCTGAATGCTTATAAGGCTTTAGGGCTTTCATGAGTTGTCTGATCTCCTTTGGCGCCCAATAAAAATATATCCCCAAGTCCCGTTCATCCTTAACGCCACTGTTCAAGGCATCATTTCTGTCCAATGGGAGCCGATCACTGCTAGATTGCATGTTTTCATAACCAAAAGGCACTTTGCTTTGCCCAATGCGCAGTCGGTATTCATTTTCCGGATCCAATCCGATATCCATGTACGCATCTTTAATGCGGGCTACATGGATGTTATCACCGACAGATTTTGAGAAATCCGGTTGGAAATATAAAAAAACACGAGGGCTGATTTGGCCATAAATTTTGAACCGCATCCTTCGAATCGAAAGTCCCCCACCCTCAGCACCCCAATTTTCATCACATTGTTCGCAATTTAAATCAGAATTGCTCTCATAAAGCTTGTTGTACCGTACTTGGAGATAGCCACCAATGTGAATATTTTCATACCACTTTTGATGACCATCCTCAGTTTTCTGTGCCATTAGGGATGCGCTAAGCGTTAAGCACATTCCCAGCAGAAAAAGTAGTCGTTTCATATGCGTTGCTTAATCGACTCTTTGACTGACTACTTTGCCACTTGGGTCGATCAGTACTTCCCAGTCATATCTCCGGCCGTCCAAATCTAGCAGGTAATTGCTTTTGTTATTTTCAGTAATCCTTTTGGCATCATCGATAGCATACCCTTCAAATTCCTTGGAAACAGTGGTTTGAACGGCATTGGGAAGATCTTTGGTAGGGATTTCTTCTACATGCTTCACTTGTTCTCCTTCAGCAGAATACCAAATCTCATGCTCTGTCCACCAGCCTGTTTCAAATTCCACTTGGTATTGTGTGCCTTTCATTTCCCATTCCATGTCCTTGGCATGAGGGAAATCATTGTGGAATTTGTTTAGGATTACAGAAGGGACTTGTCTTTGGGCAATGTCCTGAGCATTGGCTACGGTAGCGGTAAATGCTCCAGCTACGATGAATAATAAGATGTGCTTTTTCATGGGTATAATCTTGTTTGTTTATACCACAAATCAACTATTAGAATATGGAAAGAATTGGGAATCGCTGGACAGAATAGA comes from Echinicola vietnamensis DSM 17526 and encodes:
- a CDS encoding porin → MKRLLFLLGMCLTLSASLMAQKTEDGHQKWYENIHIGGYLQVRYNKLYESNSDLNCEQCDENWGAEGGGLSIRRMRFKIYGQISPRVFLYFQPDFSKSVGDNIHVARIKDAYMDIGLDPENEYRLRIGQSKVPFGYENMQSSSDRLPLDRNDALNSGVKDERDLGIYFYWAPKEIRQLMKALKPYKHSGDFGVLAFGIYNGQTANYPDENNSFHVVSRFSYPIQLGSGQIIEPGIQAYSGKYVIPEVSDGVITKTNHEYIDQRIGASFVLYPRPFGIQAEYNLGRGPEYDRSSQTIKVKKLHGGYITASYFMAVGRQQLIPFVRFQHYDGGKKHELDARSYVVNETEMGIEYHPFEHFELVTVYTMADRQYEDHELSHNHQTGNLIRIQAQVKF
- a CDS encoding PepSY-like domain-containing protein: MKKHILLFIVAGAFTATVANAQDIAQRQVPSVILNKFHNDFPHAKDMEWEMKGTQYQVEFETGWWTEHEIWYSAEGEQVKHVEEIPTKDLPNAVQTTVSKEFEGYAIDDAKRITENNKSNYLLDLDGRRYDWEVLIDPSGKVVSQRVD
- a CDS encoding SLC13 family permease, which translates into the protein MNNLLWKRSGLVLGPVAFLLIVLFFNPDGLTYEAQAVLALAVWMAIWWILEAIPIAATALLPLVILPLTGALSMDESAAPYADPKVLLYMGGFMIAVTIEKWNLHKRIALSIISLIGTDMRFIVLGFMLATALLSMWISNTATSLMMLPIAVAVIHQLADGSDEISATRIGQALMLGIAYSASIGGLATIIGTPTNIVLVGIVKELYGIEIGFAEWMLVGLPISLGLLGICWWYLVSVAYPFPKNMSLAGGKVEIQRQLAAIGPISKPEIRVLLVFLLVSFSWITRVFLQDLLPFLNDTIIALVGVLLLFMLPSSRGKKRLLDWKTAEDIPWGILLLFGGGLALAAGFKETGLAAWLGSHFEALQGVHFLLFILIIVASVNFLTEITSNVATASMLLPILGAVALALGVHPYGLMVAATMAASCAFMLPVATPPNAVVFGSGYLTIPAMAKAGLWMNILSIFFITLFVYYIMPFLWGIDLKVYPF